The following coding sequences are from one Deinococcus sedimenti window:
- a CDS encoding MBL fold metallo-hydrolase — protein MTVRVVPLRAGSCLNLAAITERGAPWRVQAYPAGFTLILHPTRGPVLFDTGYGADVVTAMRRWPGLIYGLITPVQFGPHDSAREQLRVLGFPPEEVRHVIVSHLHADHVGGLRDFPHATFHLDRRAWEPLRALRGVRAVRRAFMPELLPDDFEDRCAWLDFKPGGDALHPFTEVADVFGDGLLRAVPLPGHAPGMVGLLAQEEAGLTVLAADAAWSVRAGREERPVHPLARVAFHDPAQESASGAALRAFLHANPGARLHVSHDAPEGWTAP, from the coding sequence GTGACCGTCCGGGTCGTCCCACTGCGGGCCGGGTCGTGCCTGAACCTCGCGGCGATCACCGAACGCGGCGCGCCGTGGCGGGTGCAGGCGTACCCGGCGGGCTTCACGCTGATCCTGCACCCCACGCGCGGCCCCGTCCTGTTCGACACCGGCTACGGCGCGGACGTCGTGACCGCCATGCGCCGCTGGCCGGGCCTGATCTACGGCCTGATCACGCCCGTGCAGTTCGGCCCGCACGACTCCGCCCGCGAGCAGCTGCGCGTGCTGGGTTTCCCCCCGGAGGAGGTCCGGCACGTGATCGTCTCGCACCTGCACGCCGATCACGTGGGCGGCCTGCGGGACTTCCCGCACGCGACCTTCCACCTCGACCGCCGCGCCTGGGAGCCCCTGCGGGCGCTGCGCGGAGTACGTGCGGTACGGCGGGCCTTCATGCCGGAACTCCTCCCGGACGACTTCGAGGACCGCTGCGCGTGGCTGGACTTCAAGCCGGGCGGGGACGCCCTGCACCCCTTCACGGAGGTCGCGGACGTGTTCGGGGACGGTCTGCTGCGCGCCGTGCCGCTTCCCGGTCACGCGCCGGGCATGGTGGGCCTTCTGGCGCAGGAGGAGGCGGGCCTGACCGTCCTGGCCGCCGACGCCGCCTGGAGCGTCCGCGCGGGCCGCGAGGAACGCCCCGTGCACCCGCTGGCCCGCGTGGCGTTCCACGACCCCGCCCAGGAGTCTGCGAGCGGCGCGGCCCTGCGCGCCTTCCTGCACGCGAACCCCGGAGCGAGGCTGCACGTCAGCCACGACGCGCCCGAAGGCTGGACCGCCCCATGA
- the aroA gene encoding 3-phosphoshikimate 1-carboxyvinyltransferase translates to MSADGMPEKFDVIVHPAAELRGELRAQPSKNYTTRYLLAAALAAGESRVVGVATSEDAGAMLRCLEDWGAGVELVGGDAVIRGFGAGPREGVTLNPGNAGAVARFLMGVAALTTGTAFVTDYPDSLGKRPQGDLLEALSRLGARVQSREGMFPLSISGPVRGGVVEVSAERSSQYASALMFLGPLLPDGLDLRLTGDIKSHAPLRQTLDTLAAFGVQASASDDLSRITIPGGQAYRAGRVLVPGDYPGSAAILAAAATRPGELRLSNLREHDLQGEREALNVLREMGADLTREGDTVIVRGGRPLHAVTRDGDGFTDAVQALTAAAALAGGTTTWENVYTLRLKECDRISDTRRELEALGLTVTETQDSLTVTGTPSLAGGVTADGHGDHRMIMLLTVLGLSAQAPIRITGAHHIRKSYPMFFRHLEALGARFEYPEATRA, encoded by the coding sequence ATGAGTGCGGATGGCATGCCGGAGAAGTTTGACGTGATCGTGCATCCCGCCGCGGAGTTGCGGGGGGAGTTGCGGGCGCAGCCGAGCAAGAACTACACGACGCGGTACCTGCTGGCGGCGGCGCTGGCGGCTGGGGAGTCGCGGGTGGTGGGCGTGGCGACCAGCGAGGATGCCGGGGCGATGCTGCGTTGCCTGGAGGACTGGGGTGCGGGCGTGGAGTTGGTGGGTGGGGACGCGGTGATCCGGGGCTTCGGGGCGGGGCCGCGGGAGGGTGTGACGCTCAATCCGGGGAATGCGGGGGCGGTGGCGCGGTTCCTGATGGGCGTCGCGGCCCTGACGACGGGCACGGCGTTCGTGACGGACTACCCGGATTCGCTCGGAAAGCGGCCTCAGGGGGATCTGCTGGAGGCCCTGTCGCGCCTGGGCGCGCGCGTGCAGAGTCGGGAGGGCATGTTCCCGCTGTCCATCTCGGGGCCGGTGCGGGGGGGCGTGGTGGAGGTCAGTGCGGAGCGCAGCAGCCAGTACGCGTCGGCGCTGATGTTCCTGGGGCCGCTGCTCCCGGACGGGCTGGACCTGCGGCTGACGGGGGATATCAAAAGTCACGCGCCGCTGCGGCAGACGCTGGATACGCTGGCGGCGTTCGGGGTGCAGGCGTCCGCCAGTGACGACCTGAGTCGCATCACGATCCCCGGTGGGCAGGCGTACCGCGCGGGTCGCGTGCTGGTGCCGGGGGACTACCCGGGCAGCGCGGCGATCCTCGCGGCGGCCGCCACGCGGCCCGGTGAGCTGCGCCTGTCGAACCTCCGCGAGCACGACCTGCAGGGCGAACGCGAGGCGCTGAACGTGCTGCGCGAGATGGGCGCCGACCTGACCCGCGAGGGCGACACCGTGATCGTGCGCGGTGGGCGGCCCCTGCACGCGGTCACGCGGGACGGGGACGGCTTCACGGACGCCGTGCAGGCCCTCACGGCGGCGGCGGCCCTGGCAGGGGGCACGACCACCTGGGAGAACGTGTACACGCTGCGCCTGAAGGAATGCGACCGCATCAGCGACACGCGCCGCGAACTGGAGGCGCTGGGCCTGACCGTCACCGAGACGCAGGACAGCCTGACCGTCACGGGCACGCCCAGCCTCGCGGGCGGCGTCACGGCGGATGGGCACGGCGACCACCGCATGATCATGCTGCTGACCGTGCTGGGCCTGAGCGCGCAGGCCCCGATCCGCATCACGGGCGCGCACCACATCCGCAAGAGCTACCCCATGTTCTTCCGGCACCTCGAAGCCCTCGGGGCGAGGTTCGAGTACCCGGAAGCCACGCGCGCCTGA
- a CDS encoding PQQ-dependent sugar dehydrogenase — protein sequence MPSIRLAFPAALAATTLALLGNGCAQSSTGVAQSLKVPAGFSVNLYADGFKKPRFMVVASNGDVLLSDTGAGIVYVLPDRNRDGEADGKQVFASGLNQPHGLAIRGGFLYVANTDGVVRFPYRAGDVKASAAPTKLVDLPGGGGHSTRTVEFGPDGRMYVSVGSTCNVCEESDPKRAAIWVYDADGKNGKPYATGLRNAVGIEWFGGQLYATNNGRDQLGDDLPPEGFYKVKQAGFYGWPYCYTTQPGQAQVWDKDFGRKTAETCKAATPAFALTTAHSAPLGLAFYTGKTFPAAYRGQMFVALHGSWNRSEKSGYKVIIIDPQTGKVTDFLTGFLRGQNVVGRPVDLAVAADGSLLLTDDGEGRVWRIQAR from the coding sequence ATGCCCTCAATCCGACTGGCCTTCCCGGCGGCGCTGGCCGCCACGACCCTCGCCCTGCTGGGCAATGGCTGCGCGCAGAGCAGTACCGGCGTCGCGCAGAGCCTCAAGGTGCCCGCCGGGTTCAGCGTGAACCTGTACGCGGACGGCTTCAAGAAGCCGCGCTTCATGGTGGTTGCCAGCAACGGAGACGTGCTGCTCAGCGACACGGGCGCCGGGATCGTGTACGTCCTGCCGGACCGCAACCGTGACGGGGAGGCGGACGGGAAGCAGGTGTTCGCCAGCGGGTTGAACCAGCCGCACGGCCTCGCCATCCGGGGCGGGTTCCTGTACGTGGCGAACACGGACGGCGTGGTGCGCTTCCCGTATAGGGCCGGGGACGTGAAGGCCAGCGCCGCGCCCACGAAACTGGTGGACCTGCCGGGTGGTGGCGGGCACTCCACCCGCACGGTGGAGTTCGGGCCGGACGGGCGGATGTACGTGTCGGTGGGCAGCACCTGCAACGTCTGCGAGGAGAGCGACCCGAAACGCGCCGCGATCTGGGTGTACGACGCGGACGGAAAGAACGGCAAGCCCTACGCGACGGGCCTGCGCAACGCGGTGGGCATCGAGTGGTTCGGCGGGCAGCTGTACGCCACGAACAACGGCCGTGACCAGCTGGGCGACGACCTCCCACCCGAGGGGTTCTACAAGGTCAAACAGGCTGGGTTCTACGGCTGGCCGTACTGCTACACCACCCAGCCCGGACAGGCGCAGGTGTGGGACAAGGACTTTGGGCGCAAGACCGCCGAGACCTGCAAGGCCGCCACGCCCGCCTTCGCGCTGACCACCGCGCACTCCGCGCCGCTGGGCCTAGCGTTCTACACCGGGAAGACCTTCCCCGCCGCGTACCGCGGGCAGATGTTCGTGGCGCTGCACGGCAGCTGGAACCGCAGCGAGAAGAGCGGGTACAAGGTCATCATCATCGACCCGCAGACCGGGAAGGTCACGGACTTCCTAACCGGCTTCCTGCGCGGGCAGAACGTCGTTGGGCGCCCGGTGGACCTCGCGGTGGCCGCCGACGGGTCGCTGCTGCTGACCGACGACGGCGAGGGCCGCGTCTGGCGCATCCAGGCCCGCTGA
- a CDS encoding F390 synthetase-related protein: MNLDGPVNTVLTLLGALDDARLTFRRRAALDRHQDRLAHGHLRWVAAHSPAVAARFRAAGLPLSRWRELPPTDKAAMLATFDTLNTVGVTLDRALAVGRQAERTRDFTPTLTTPAGPVTVGLSTGTSGTQGVFLVSRAEQARWAGTVLRHLLPGGLWGLLRPQRVAFFLRADSPLYRSVRRRQLEFRFFDLLRPLPELAAEAQAYAPTLIVGPPGVLRALHHTGIQLNARVISVAEVLDPDDEAALRGWGDVVQVYQATEGLLALPCPHGSLHLNEAHVHFDLEPLGDDLHRPVITDLRRRAQPFIRHRLDDALRLHPDPCPCGQAARRVHSIAGRQDDALHLPGPAGESVTVWPDFLRGALAAVPGLREYRANQTGPYQITLHLDPHTPDTQTHALRAVRDALRRSHADPDQLTLDTRSLDPTPPGTKRRRVTRTWRPA; the protein is encoded by the coding sequence ATGAATCTGGACGGCCCCGTGAATACGGTGCTGACCCTGCTGGGCGCGCTGGACGACGCCCGCCTGACCTTCCGCCGCCGCGCGGCGCTGGACCGGCACCAGGACCGCCTCGCGCACGGGCACCTGCGCTGGGTGGCTGCGCACAGCCCCGCCGTCGCCGCCCGCTTCCGCGCCGCCGGACTCCCGCTGAGCCGCTGGCGCGAGCTGCCACCCACCGACAAGGCCGCCATGCTCGCCACGTTCGACACGCTGAACACCGTGGGCGTCACGCTGGACCGCGCGCTGGCGGTCGGACGGCAGGCGGAACGCACCCGCGACTTCACGCCCACCCTCACCACGCCCGCCGGACCCGTCACCGTCGGCCTGTCCACCGGCACGAGCGGCACGCAGGGCGTCTTCCTCGTCAGTCGCGCCGAGCAGGCCCGCTGGGCGGGCACGGTTCTGCGCCACCTGCTGCCCGGCGGCCTGTGGGGGCTGCTGCGCCCGCAGCGGGTCGCGTTCTTCCTGCGGGCCGACAGCCCCCTGTACCGCAGCGTCCGCCGCCGCCAGCTGGAGTTCCGTTTCTTCGACCTGCTGCGCCCCCTGCCCGAACTGGCCGCCGAGGCCCAGGCGTACGCGCCCACCCTGATCGTCGGGCCGCCCGGCGTGCTGCGCGCCCTGCACCACACCGGCATCCAGTTGAATGCCCGCGTGATCAGCGTCGCGGAAGTCCTCGACCCCGACGACGAGGCCGCCCTGCGCGGCTGGGGTGACGTGGTGCAGGTCTATCAGGCCACCGAGGGCCTGCTGGCCCTGCCGTGCCCGCACGGGTCGCTGCACCTGAACGAGGCGCACGTCCACTTCGACCTCGAACCGCTCGGCGATGATCTGCACCGCCCGGTCATCACCGACCTGCGCCGCCGCGCGCAGCCGTTCATCCGCCACCGCCTCGACGACGCCCTGCGCCTGCACCCCGACCCGTGCCCCTGCGGGCAGGCCGCGCGCCGCGTGCACAGCATCGCCGGGCGGCAGGACGACGCCCTGCACCTCCCCGGACCGGCAGGGGAGAGCGTCACCGTCTGGCCGGACTTCCTGCGCGGCGCCCTCGCTGCCGTGCCGGGCCTGCGCGAGTACCGCGCCAACCAGACCGGCCCCTACCAGATCACGCTGCACCTCGACCCGCACACCCCGGACACCCAGACCCACGCCCTGCGCGCCGTCCGGGACGCCCTGCGCCGCAGCCACGCCGACCCTGATCAGCTGACCCTCGACACCCGCTCCCTCGACCCCACCCCGCCCGGCACGAAACGCCGCCGCGTCACCCGAACCTGGAGGCCCGCATGA
- a CDS encoding 3-oxoacyl-ACP synthase III family protein: protein MNPPDPILGVRLLATAHALPARRVPTAEVARLCHVPEAVALKRSGVHERRWLSGQETALTLGTQAAREALNRAGLNVSDVDVLLNASGSQLQPIPDGAALYARELGLTGAATYSLHGTCLSFLLALQHAALLMHTRQARHVLIISSEGGSVGLNPKQPESTLLIGDGAAAILLGPPTHPRQGLHATRIETHPAGADHTRITGGGTLRHPNHPTATPTDFTFDMQGLQVLKLASRVVPPFLERLRPGLSQGLPGITRVIPHQASQAGLDLLRRYGWPEEQVEVTLRTLGNVIAASLPLTLHQAVEAGRLGEGDTALLVGTGAGLIAGGVIWEL from the coding sequence ATGAACCCACCCGACCCCATCCTCGGCGTGCGCCTCCTCGCCACCGCACACGCCCTCCCCGCACGCCGCGTCCCCACCGCCGAAGTCGCCCGGCTGTGCCACGTCCCCGAAGCCGTCGCCCTGAAACGCAGCGGCGTCCACGAACGACGCTGGCTCTCCGGGCAGGAAACCGCCCTGACCCTCGGCACGCAGGCCGCCCGCGAAGCACTGAACCGCGCGGGCCTGAACGTCAGCGACGTGGACGTCCTCCTGAACGCCAGCGGCAGCCAACTGCAACCCATCCCCGACGGCGCCGCCCTCTACGCCCGCGAACTCGGTCTCACCGGCGCCGCCACATACTCCCTGCACGGCACCTGCCTCAGCTTCCTCCTCGCCCTCCAGCACGCCGCCCTCCTCATGCACACCCGGCAGGCCCGGCACGTCCTCATCATCAGCAGCGAAGGCGGCAGCGTCGGCCTCAACCCCAAACAACCCGAAAGCACCCTCCTGATCGGCGACGGCGCCGCCGCCATCCTCCTCGGCCCACCCACCCACCCCCGACAGGGCCTCCACGCCACCCGCATCGAAACGCACCCCGCCGGAGCCGACCACACCCGCATCACCGGCGGCGGCACCCTCCGCCACCCCAACCACCCAACCGCCACCCCCACCGACTTCACCTTCGACATGCAGGGCCTCCAGGTCCTCAAACTCGCCAGCCGCGTCGTCCCGCCCTTCCTCGAACGCCTCCGGCCCGGCCTGAGTCAGGGCCTGCCCGGCATCACGCGCGTCATCCCCCACCAGGCCAGCCAGGCGGGCCTCGACCTGCTGCGCCGCTACGGCTGGCCCGAGGAGCAGGTCGAAGTCACGCTGCGCACCCTGGGGAACGTCATCGCCGCCAGCCTTCCCCTCACGCTGCATCAGGCGGTGGAAGCCGGGCGGCTGGGCGAGGGGGATACCGCGCTGCTCGTCGGCACGGGCGCGGGGCTGATCGCGGGCGGGGTGATCTGGGAGTTGTAA
- a CDS encoding YiaA/YiaB family inner membrane protein: protein MMQGSPDIVGDSPAWLSFIWIAFTTALGLMILGIYFIPVDWWIKGYLYMGTLFLTASTLTLSKSLRDRHEHERLVNRVKSARTEQVLSKFDT, encoded by the coding sequence ATGATGCAAGGTTCCCCGGACATCGTCGGTGATTCCCCCGCCTGGCTGAGTTTCATCTGGATCGCGTTCACGACCGCGCTGGGCCTGATGATCCTGGGCATCTACTTCATTCCGGTGGACTGGTGGATCAAGGGGTACCTGTACATGGGCACCCTGTTCCTGACGGCCAGCACCCTGACCCTCTCCAAGAGCCTGCGCGACCGGCACGAGCACGAACGTCTCGTGAACCGCGTCAAGAGTGCCCGTACCGAGCAGGTGCTCAGCAAGTTCGACACCTGA